CGAACAAATGCCACACCAGAGTGCCATTTACTTCTGCTGCCAGGGCATAGCAGTTTTGACCCACACAATGAATTGCATATTCACTGGCGATCCGCTTGTAGGTCATACTCTGGCCGACTTGTAAATCTCTAAATTCAAGCACGACATTGCGCAAATCCGCGATCGACTCAGCCAGGAAACCAGGCAGCGGCAAAACTTGCGAACTGTCCCCATTGACTGCGATCCAGTAATTTCTGGATGGATCGATCCCTTCTAACCAGAGCGATTCATCATCCAAACGATAACGGGGGGCAAGCACACAGGAGTTAGTCATAATTGCTTATTATTAATCAGTATTAATTAGTAAATAAACAGCGGTTAAAAGCGCGGCTTAAAAGAAAATAAATTTAATTCTTTTTGCATCTACCAGAAGGAGCAGATTGCCCTCATCTTTTGGGCAGGTTTAATAAACTATCGGATATATCGCTACATAAGTCAACTAAAGTTAACAATCCTTATGTTTTGTTAATAATATTGATAAGATTTACTTAGCTATATTGCCAGCTAGAGCAACTAAGCCAATCTATTTCTCTATTTCGAGGCTTTGCCCAGAATCCATGCAGGCTAATGCTTCTTGTTTCTATGCCACGATCCAATTTTTGAACTTGGCCAGGGGGTGTTTGACTAGTTTGATGCTCTCCAGCGATCGATCGCTAAGCAATGATAATCCTGGTGATTATCCGTAGAACTTGCCTATAATAAGGATTAGGTGATTTCTTGCCAGCCAGGTGCAGATGAACTAGCAATAACCTGGTTAATTACTGGTTAATTAGTCAAGCCTGCCTATTTAACTGAAGTCTTATATATCTGTTATATCTGTCTTTAGATAGGGCGATCGGCTGCCATTGCCCAATAGCTAGTAAATAGTCACAAGATCACCACATTGCAACTGCTTTAACTGCTTTAGACCTGAGCAAATGGCACGTAGATCCAGATCGTCAACCAGATCAACCAGACAAAAAGGGCTTACCCAAAAAATGCGCGATAAACTCAAAGAAGCCCAGGAATTGGCGGAGAAAAAGTATCGCCAGGCATTACGCGGCACCCAGAAGGGTTTGGAGAAAGTCGGTAAAATTGCCGCTGATAAGTTGGATCAGGCCGATGATTGGGCTTTAAAAAAAACCAATGAAGCGCTTGAAAAACAAGCCCACAGGGGCGATCGGGAAAAAGCAGATTCCACCTCTGCCAGGACTAAATATAAAGATGGGCGATCGCCAGAGCCGAGTCGGGAAAGCAGCAGACGCACTAATAAATCTAAGCCATCTAAACATTCTAACCATGGCAAACACAAAGATTTAGATGTGGAAGAACGCTTAGAAAAAACGGTGGAGCAGTTGGGCAAAGGGGCATCTAAGTTGGGGAAGCGATTCAAAGGAGCCTGGGAAAAGCTAACCGAATAGCCGAATAGCCTAAATAGCCGAGGTGATCGCTAGGACTATTAGGACTATATTGATCGATTTTTTGCGTAGCTGCCCCGCGTCTTATCATTTGCCTTTCATTCACCTTTGCGGCTCGCATTGATCAAGACAATTATGTAAAGATGTAAACGTCTACCGTATAAAAATGCCAGCCAGTCAGCTAACTAGTATAATTTTGCTGTTTGCTCCGTTTGCCTAGTTCGTTTGGTATCAATTCCGCTAGACTTGAGATTAGAAACCACTTAGAAATATCTATGCAGACAGCACCGATAGAACCCATAGATAGACAGCAATCTGCACCCGCTGCCGCGCCCCTCGAAAATTTGGGCACGATTCAACGCCGTAAAACTAGACCCGTGAAGGTGGGGAACGTCACGATCGGCGGCGGCTATCCGGTAGTCGTGCAATCGATGATCAACGAGGACACCCTCGATATTGATGGAGCTGTGGCCGGGATCAGAAGGCTCCATGAGATCGGCTGTGAAATTATGCGGGTGACAGTGCCTAGTATGGCTCATGCCCGCGCCCTGGCCGAAATTCGCACCAAGTTGCAGCGCACCTATGTGAATGTACCGTTGGTTGCCGATGTGCATCACAATGGCATGAAGATCGCCCTGGAAGTGGCTAAGCACGTTGATAAGGTGCGGATTAATCCTGGTTTGTATGTATTTGAAAAGCCCAAGGACGATCGCACTGAATATACCCAGGCCGAGTTTGACGAAATTGGCGACAAGATTCGGGAGACCCTCAAGCCGCTGGTGCTTTCGCTGAAGGAACAGGGCAAAGCAATGCGGATCGGGGTGAATCATGGCTCCCTGGCGGAAAGGATGCTGTTTACCTATGGCGATACGCCCCAGGGGATGGTGGAATCGGCGCTAGAATTTATCCGCATTTGCGAGGAACTGGATTTTCGCAATCTGGTAATCTCGCTCAAGGCTTCGCGGGTGCCGGTGATGATCGCGGCCTATCAGCTTATGGCACGGCGGATGGATCAATTGGGGATGGATTATCCCTTGCATCTGGGCGTAACTGAGGCTGGTGATGGTGAATATGGCCGGATTAAATCCACGGCTGGGATCGCTACGCTGCTGGCTCAGGGCATTGGCGATACGATCCGCGTTTCCCTCACCGAAGCACCAGAAAAGGAAATCCCGGTATGCTATGGCATTTTGCAAGCGCTGGGATTGCGCAAAACAATGGTGGAATATGTGGCCTGCCCGTCTTGTGGCCGTACTTTATTTAACCTGGAAGAAGTGCTGCATAAGGTGCGATCGGCGACGGCTCATTTAACTGGCCTGGATATTGCGGTGATGGGTTGTATTGTGAACGGCCCTGGCGAAATGGCGGATGCGGATTATGGCTATGTGGGCAAGACCCCTGGGGTGATTTCACTCTATCGCGGCAAGGAAGAGATCAAGCGCGTCCCCGAAGAAGATGGCGTGGCGGAGTTGATTGCTTTGATCAAAGATGACGATCGCTGGGTCGAGCCTTAAAGCTTTAGCCTATTGGCTTGATATTAGTTCGATCGCCTCAGGATTGAGCCCCAATTGCAAGTAATCGAAATAATTAATCCCAGCGAGCTTAACTGTGATCACCTCCAGCGTATGCGGATCTTGAAAATGATCGAGCTTGGTTTCTGGATGAGGATAATAGATTAAGCCTGGGCGTGGCAAACCATTAAAAATAACCAGACAGATCGAAAAAGAAAAATCCTCTGCTGCATGTTCCGGTGACCATTTCACCTGGCGAAAGGTAAATTCTGGTTGCAGGATTTTAAATTCTTTTGGCGCGATCGACACATTCAACGTGCCCTGATAATAGCCACTCAAATCCATCCCCAGGGTCTTGAAGAAAGGAGTTTGCATGGCGATCGTTCCCGCTGGGTAAGGGCTATTTGCCGCCAAGCCAGAGGCAACCTGATGCCCAGGTTTGACCAAGCCATCCACAAATTGCCAGTCTCTTGTGTCTCTCGTCAGCATTCGTAGTGATCTAAAACATCTCGATCGCCTTTGCAAAGCACTGTGCAACCCATTAGTCTTTTCTATACTAGCTACAAGTTAAGCAATGGTGAAATAGTTTTATGTTGGCAGATGGAGCTAACCATCGTCGGCAAAATTTGCACGATCAAACTTTAGGCAATTGAGGAAACTCCAGCGAAATAGCAAATGACAGAACTTCAATCCCATGTATAGATTGAGGTATTAGACTTTTTGCCTAAGGGCTATGGCAAAGCGATCGCTGAATTCCCTGTGAACTTCTTGGTGGCTTGATTAAACTTTTGTAATCATCCGGCTCACTGATGTTCCTGCTTGAGGGGGATTGGGCACGATCGATGTAACTAGCCAGCCCAACTAATTAATCAAATCTTGTGAATCGGTCAACATCCACAAAGATCCCTTAATCTATAAGTTTAAACGCTTAAATACTTAAATACTTAAACGCTTAAATACTAAGCTCCGCATTGATGCTCGATGCTAACCCTATGCTTAACTGCATTTATCCCTAAATCAATACTTAGGTCAGGCAGATGGAATTCAATCTTTTAAACAACCGTTACAAAGTGCTCAGGGTGCTGGGCGAAGGTGGGTTTGGGCAAACTTTTCTGGCAGAAGACACCCAAATGCCGTCCCGTCGTCAATGTGTGATCAAGCAGCTCAAACCAGTTACCACCAATCCCCAGGTAGAGCAGATTGTGCAAGAACGCTTCCAGCGCGAGGCAGCAATTTTAGAAACCCTGGGCCGTGGTCATCCCCAAATCCCAGAGCTATTTGCTTATTTCAAAGAGAATAATCAATATTATTTGGTGCAAGAATGGGTTGACGGTAAAACCCTGTCTGAAAAAATGATGACGGAAGGTCTATTTAGCGAAGCCACCGCCGCCAAAATGTTGCAGGAAATCCTGCCTGTGCTCAACTTCATGCATGGCCAGGGCATAGTCCACCGCGACATCAAGCCAGAAAACATTATTATCCGGCGCATTGATGACAAACCAGTTTTGATTGATTTTGGCGCGGTGCGGGAAACCATGGGCACAATGGTTAATTCGCAAGGTCAAACCACCAGCTCGATCGTGATTGGCACACCTGGCTTTATGTCATCGGAGCAGGCCGCCGGCAGACCTGTCTTTTCCAGCGATCTCTATAGCTTGGGCTTAACCCTGGTATATTTAACTACCGGTAAAATGCCCCAGGATTTACCCACCGATCCCAACACGGCGGAAATTGTCTGGCGCAACTATGCCCCTGGATTGAGCCCGCGTTTTGGGCAAATTCTAGATAAATCAATTCAATATCATCCCCGCGATCGCTATCATTCGGCAGCGGAGATGCTGGGTGATTTGCAAGCGGGAATTAGTGAATCGACTGTGGTTTCTGGTGGCATTGCCCCCACGATCGCCCCTGCTTCGCCCTATTCCGGTGGTGTACCGCCCACAATCCAGCAACCACCAAGCCCCTACCCACAGCAACCACCAAGCCCCTACCCACAGCAACCACAGAGTCCCTATCCCCAACAGCCACCTACCCCGGTGCCCTATCAACAGCCATCCAGTCCCTATCCGCAGCAACCACAGAGCCCTTACCCACAACAACCGCCCAGTCCTTATCCTCAGGCGCAAGGAACACCGCCGCCCTATGTACCACCGACAGATCAACAAACCTATCAGGCTTCAACACCGCCTAGCTCCGGTGGATTTCCCAAGTTATTGATGTTTATTGGTGCGGCACTGGTTGTGGCGATCGGTGGGGGGATGTGGTTGGCTCGCTCCGGTGATGACAATTCAATTTCTACGGTCACGCCAGCATCACCTAGCCCTACGTTTACGCCAATTCAAAGTTCCCCCGATCCAGTTAATTCGCCCAACCCTGCTTCCAACCCTAGCCCTGATCCTGCCGGTGCAGGGCCTTCGACCGATACAACTACTGCAACTACCCCCAATGTTTCTACCGCCGACAACTACGGCGCGATCGCCCGATCGCCAACCTCCGGTTATAAGGGTTTCTCCTGGAACTATAGCAGCCGTGATGGCGCAGAAGAACGCGCCCTGAATGAATGTAGTAGCACTTCTGGCTCTACCGATTGTGAAGTCCTGGTCTGGTTTCGCAATGCCTGCGGCGCGATCGCAGAGTCGGATGATGGCGGTGCTGGAACTGGTTGGGGTGTTAATGAGGAGCTGGCCCAGCAGTATGCGATCGAATCCTGTGAAGGGATTGGGTCTGGTTGTGAAGTCACGCGCACAATTTGTAGTGGTACTGAGTAGATTTATTTAAATCAAACAATTTGAATTTGGTCAGTAATACCTTGAATACCCTTTAGCATTATCAGAAACTAAAAACTAAAAAGCTAGCCCTGATTTAACTCAATTGGCTAGCTTTAAATTTAATTTGGGTTATTTATTTAATTAATTGCGATGATCGCTACTAATTATTACTAATTACCTACTACCTAACCTAAGTATTAGTTCTAGTTAGAAGATGGCATTAGCTGACGATTTTCATCACTACCAGCGATCGCATCCTGGCGCTCTACTTCACGGCAGACGATTTTATTATCATCATCCACATCCATCTCCACCGCAGCCCCTGCACGCACCTTGCCAGTGAGGATTTCTTCAGCCAGGGAGTCCTCTAACAAGCGCATGATCGCTCGACGTAATGGACGTGCACCATAGCTGGGGTTATAGCCCTCTTCCACCAGGCGATCCATGAACTTAGTAGTTACACTCAGTTCAA
The sequence above is a segment of the Pseudanabaena sp. PCC 7367 genome. Coding sequences within it:
- the ispG gene encoding (E)-4-hydroxy-3-methylbut-2-enyl-diphosphate synthase → MQTAPIEPIDRQQSAPAAAPLENLGTIQRRKTRPVKVGNVTIGGGYPVVVQSMINEDTLDIDGAVAGIRRLHEIGCEIMRVTVPSMAHARALAEIRTKLQRTYVNVPLVADVHHNGMKIALEVAKHVDKVRINPGLYVFEKPKDDRTEYTQAEFDEIGDKIRETLKPLVLSLKEQGKAMRIGVNHGSLAERMLFTYGDTPQGMVESALEFIRICEELDFRNLVISLKASRVPVMIAAYQLMARRMDQLGMDYPLHLGVTEAGDGEYGRIKSTAGIATLLAQGIGDTIRVSLTEAPEKEIPVCYGILQALGLRKTMVEYVACPSCGRTLFNLEEVLHKVRSATAHLTGLDIAVMGCIVNGPGEMADADYGYVGKTPGVISLYRGKEEIKRVPEEDGVAELIALIKDDDRWVEP
- a CDS encoding protein kinase domain-containing protein, translated to MEFNLLNNRYKVLRVLGEGGFGQTFLAEDTQMPSRRQCVIKQLKPVTTNPQVEQIVQERFQREAAILETLGRGHPQIPELFAYFKENNQYYLVQEWVDGKTLSEKMMTEGLFSEATAAKMLQEILPVLNFMHGQGIVHRDIKPENIIIRRIDDKPVLIDFGAVRETMGTMVNSQGQTTSSIVIGTPGFMSSEQAAGRPVFSSDLYSLGLTLVYLTTGKMPQDLPTDPNTAEIVWRNYAPGLSPRFGQILDKSIQYHPRDRYHSAAEMLGDLQAGISESTVVSGGIAPTIAPASPYSGGVPPTIQQPPSPYPQQPPSPYPQQPQSPYPQQPPTPVPYQQPSSPYPQQPQSPYPQQPPSPYPQAQGTPPPYVPPTDQQTYQASTPPSSGGFPKLLMFIGAALVVAIGGGMWLARSGDDNSISTVTPASPSPTFTPIQSSPDPVNSPNPASNPSPDPAGAGPSTDTTTATTPNVSTADNYGAIARSPTSGYKGFSWNYSSRDGAEERALNECSSTSGSTDCEVLVWFRNACGAIAESDDGGAGTGWGVNEELAQQYAIESCEGIGSGCEVTRTICSGTE